The Nymphaea colorata isolate Beijing-Zhang1983 chromosome 11, ASM883128v2, whole genome shotgun sequence genome includes the window ATGCATTGGACATGCATTTTGACAGCCTCCGAAACAGCAAGTGATATATAATGGAATTCACTTATTCAGTGAGAAAATTTGAATGTGAGGCAATTcataaacaataaaagaaacttcatttgatatatatatacacacacacacacatatatatataatatatataatatatatatatatatatatatatcatcccGAAATGACAGGTGCATAAAGTTCCAAAATTCAGGTTGGATGCGTGAGAACTTTCCTACACTAACAAGCTAATGGTTGCAGTATGAGATTGCTATAACTTTATGGAACTTTGAAATAAGTATCAAACGTCAAAGCTTATAATATAATTGAACGTCTTACCTCTGGAATTTGTACATCTTTTAAAAATCGAGCAGCTAAATTCTCCAAAACAATGCCATCTGATGAAGCAAAAAATGCCAGAACATGACTAATAAAGTGCTTCTCGTTGCTTGTCAAGGTCTCCCATTGATACACATCTTGTGCAAGATCTACTTCCTCAGCTGAAATATAGCCATCACACCAAGCTTGAGAATGCCAGCACAAGAAAATCAAGTGAAAGCTCCATAACCACACTCAAACCGAAACAAGAAGCAGAATCTTCCACGACATGGCATAGGAAATTGCAATATAAAACAAGTTCAGTATAATGCCAAGAAAGCCTCAAAATCAGACAAATAGATGCTGCCCATCTTGTGCTTGTGCCGAGACATTTACCTGCACACAAAATTAAGTGCATTCTGAACACGTGATTCATGCACGTGACAGAGAGTGTCTTAACTCACACAGTGTGCGGAGACACatagagagcgagagagagggagggagagaggaacGGAGAGTTCCCaacttcaaaagagaaaaacggaAATCTTCAGTTGCAccagagaaaaagaagggaattcTCAGTCACAGGTGTATGTGAAACGCCTTCAAAATCCAATTCCATGGGTAAATTAAATCCTTAAAGAGTTAAGCTTCATAGACAACATGAACACCTCGAGTGATAAACAAGAACTGGAATTGGGTAAAGACAAAAAACGTGCAACCAGAAAACAACTGCCTAATGCCTATCTATGAGAATCTAACTTGGTAAAAGTAGCAGCCGTCTAGCGAATGTAACTAGCGCACCACGTTGaatctgtttttgtttttcctaaGAGGTGATCAAAATTCTTCTCTTGTTTAATCAAGTTTCTTTACAATTAGGTGGGCATTACTCCTTAACACCATCCACAAAAGAAACAGAATTCTCAAACATGAACCTCAGTTTCCGCTTTACCAAACAGAAAAGCCAGTAGAAAATACTAAAAAGCACCATTTCTACTAGAAAAGTCCAATGAAGAGTTCTCAAACAAACCATTGCCCACAAAACTCCATGCACACAACGAAGCAAGGAAGACGAGAACctgaggaagaaaaaaaagaagcgcACAGGGGAGATTACCTGTCCAGAAACTCGCTTCCGCCTTCTTGTACATCTCCCATAATTGCCTATACTTGATAGGAAACATGCAAAACCGTTCAGATTGCTCCGCCAGGATAGGTTCTTCCTCTGGTTCTCCTTCACCTCCTTCCTTTTTCAGGGACCCCATCTCAGTCCTCCTTGGAGAATTCTCCTGAATCTGCTGCAATGGTTGCTAAAACCCAGCTAAACCCCAACCCACTACCTCCTGGAGGGCGACGCCAGCACACTTGGGGCAGAATTGGCCTCATCTTTGCCCTTTGATTACTCCTGATGTCGTCGCTTCTGCTTCGTTTTCTCATTGGCACTCTCGTTCTTTATTTGAATTGACGTCGCCCCACCGACATTGTCGTTAAACGCGGGACAGCCGTTGATCTCAAAAGCCCGCGATCTCAACACCGTTGTTCGCGGGCAGCCGCACTTAGGAATGGTAAAAGTTTCAGTGAAAGACTAAAATATACAGGTACCATACTGGAATTTTTCTATATAAAGTTGCATTCTGAAATTTAATGACTTCTAGGAGGCTGCGgtttcaaatatataatatatacaatgTGACAAAGCGTTTcttgaatgtttttttctttaaacaacCTAATTACTTTCTAAATAATTCCCAGCTTCAATGCcatttttatatgcattatttAAATGAAGCTTTTATgtatcacaagcttttatgacTTGTAAAATACAATAAGATACTATTTGTTAGATGAAAATTACATTCTAATTTTCAATCTCTTTGAAGCtgaagaaaatcaagtttttaattCACCGAATCAAGATTTTAATTCATGGAACTTGTCCCGTCACAAATTGGTGAAAGGTTTGCCTAATTAAGATATGGTCACTTCGAATGATACTCATTTTGGCCTTTTATTTGGGTGGTAGGATTATCTTTCACTTATCCgtatataaatataaactatttaaatatataaaattaaaaaatcatgaaatcaatatataaatttataaaatctgatcaaaatattaatgttttttgtagttttttttatatttttttgtgtattcTACATATATTTACACggttaaatatgtaaaaaaaaattaaaacatgtcTTATAATTATAGCCTCAAAACCGGAACCTTATatgcaaaatttgttttttaagaGTTCTCGTGTGCAAGCTGCCTGCTTATAACTTTACGAAAGGGCTAACCATTTTCAGATTATTTTAAATATGCGCCATACTTTTTAAGGaaagtttttatgaaaactataaaaatatttCTATTGTAAAAGACGACTCCCACTTAATTAGGCTATTAgcgtttttagtttttagttttttttttttttttctaggttaGGAAATTTTACTTTAGAATCTCATTTAACAGTTATTACGAAAATTGTAGAAatggtttgtttctttttaatcataAGCAAATGGTAGGGCTGAAAATTAATTCATATTATATTGTGAGGTGAAAAATGCTGGTCCACCCTACTTGGCCtctgaaagaacaaaaaaaatcattttaattagCATTCATTAAGTTTAACATTACAAAACCTAGCGATTCGTGACTCCATTCGAATTAGCTTGTGTTTTGTTCGGTCAACAAacaatttgaataaaaaatgttttcatatgtacaaaaataatatttgtagTCATTATAATATCGCTAGATTGCGCATAACACGTATAGTAATGCACCTGCATATatgcgttatatatatatatatatagactaaaaatattattttatgcaTAGTACATATGAAAACATttatattatttgttttatatcaCTTACAAGTATATTTGTGTTTGTGTAATATTTTGTGTAGTATGCAGACAATAGATGACTCAGTTAAATCTACTTCTGGACTTGGCTAAAATTCGGATTAGTTGGTCTGGACATCCCGTGACTCTGCCAAGTTCTAGATTTTTAACAAATTGAGAACCAAATCTTAACAAGTCAGGAGTCAACCGAGTTGACTCGGCTAGGTTTTCAAACATTGGGAAAATGGTATCAATAATAATTACATTTAGACTCGTATTAAAAACATCAACACCCCACTTGCATGTGAtgacaaaaacataaaaaaactgaaaaacatgcatgagaacataaagaaaaagcacGAGTCCtgcttttcaaataaaataaaattgagcccgtaaattaattttttcaaatgtaagagagagagagaggactatGAAGTGTGAACATAGGGATCATGTAGAACTGGCTGTCCAGTAGCCACgtaaatagaaattttgagtGGGTGACGTTACGCTACGCAGCATCGTTCCACTGATTTCAACAAACACCATCAAACAATTatgcatttataattaaatgaATCACTTTTTTGAGGCCAATTGTAATGTTCTTCGTAGTTATATCGTTATATATCAGCCTGTATTGCcttatgtttcatttttttgaataaagataatttaaatattttcaataaatcttgaaaataaaattaaaaactttgttCTTCTATTAATATTGGCAAGAAGTCGGTGCCATTTGGCCGATATGGCGCAACATTGAGGGTGAATTTAACTTTGTCTTGCACTGCTTCTGCCTTTGCCTCATCAGGTCACATCCCTGACTTGACTTGAGGCCTTTATGTTTGATagttttggatctcaaattcgGAATGCAGCAGATCCATGAGAATCTTGAAACTGTAAATTTGCGGTCCAATTCCCCCTCAGACCATAGATCCATAGTTTGCACCATGTAATAAGGATTTGATTTGTAGATCACACTGGTGAAATCTATAGTTTGCTTTTGACCATGGATTTCTGAAGAATCAAGACTATCAAACATAACCTTTTGAATTAATGCTTCTCAATCAGTTTATCATGTGTTTGATGGTAAGAGATATTCTAAGAAGATGCGCCTGTGGTTCTTCATCCATAGGacagaaggagaaagaagacaGCAGGAGTCATGCGGAGAAAAGAACAACTTCACCATCATTGCTCTAGATGCAATGGCTTATAAAAGGTTTTTacaaatcaaaagaaatattTCATGTATTGACTATTTTTTGACGATgggatataaatataatattccTTTTGCTGAAAAGATCAAGATCTGAGGAAGGTATATCTCAGCAGAGTCTAAGAAGATTTGCCTACTTCAACTTGCCAAcgaaagaaaacagaaagaaatgcgttaaaaaatatcatttctctCTTGAAATGCCACCCCCCTCGGTTTAGATTGATATTCTGGAAGCAATGCCTTCTGCAGATTTTTATATTTGCCACTGTaatataattttgtaaaaaaaatcgCAAACTGATCCAATTTTTGGAAAGCTCTTTCGAGTTCAAATTTCTTCCGTTCAAATGcacaatgagaaaaatcataCTTCGcggattttttatttaatttatttgtcCAACATGAAACATAATCTAATAAAGTAGCCGTCAATTTGGAGCTAGATATAAACCACTATAAGATTCATGGTGCTTCCTGATAGAGCATTACCTTGGAAAAATGTGGTTCAGTTCAGCTTGTCCACTATTTATTAGTCATAACATCAAcgtgaaaagaaaaggaggatcccCAGAACGAACTAAAGATGGACATATTCATTGTAAttcaaggagaaaaaaggagGATTTGTTCTTCAAAGGATTCTAGAGTCCAACCAGGCTCTACCAAAGTGCGGTTTGAAATTTTCTGCCTCAGAAAAGATGTGGCCGATGTTTCCCCTTGGACATCAAGAAATACCAACATTTCCTTTTCAACAAATTAAGTTCAAGATATCAGGGTGACCACCCAAGACAATTTCGATGAATCTTGTAAAAAATGGCTAGATATATGAAAGTAGCAAAGAAAGGAAGATAGGTGTCAACTTTTTTTAGTGCATGAAACACTTTATTCCGTAAAGTTCGCGATTTGAAAGCACCCATTTGAagcaaaataaaagagaaagatgattgcttcgattttttttttgattccttCATTTTATCCGTCGATGTCAGTTAATTTTTGGGACCTCTCACAGGGCAAAGTTTTCTGGTGTTTTGTGCAGGTGAAAGTTTCGGAAATTGAAAGGGCTTCCACTTCAAACTTTTTATCTTGCCGAAGagccaaaggaaaaaagaaaactgcaatTGTGGGAGATAAACCAACGGGGTAACTCCCAATTTACCAGAGTCCACGAGGCCAGAGTTTCTCAGCGTAAGCGgatattcctttttcttttcttttcttttccagcaGCAAAAAGAAGACCGATTTGAGATTCCTCCCGACGATCCGCACCGAGCGTGTTCTCACCAGATGCGTCATCCTACCGTATCTGCCGGTCACTGTCACGTAAAAGCCTATAAAGAAGGGGAGGAAGAGCGCCCGGCTTAACTCCTCGAAAGTTTGAGGGGACTCCTGAGTCCTGTGTTGGGAGAAACAAGTAGGAAGCCTGTGCTTTTTACTTGTTGATTGGTTGTTGAGAAGAAAATGGCAGGCGCACAATGCTGTGAAAACCCACCTTCACTCAATCCGAGCTGTGGTGAGGGCTCCGTGGAGTGCCTGGTCGGAAGCATCAAAGCCTATGTTACTGGTTCTGTAAGCTCCAAAAAGGCTGTCATCTTGGCTTCCGATGTCTTTGGCAAgttcccatctctctctctctctctgtgcgcGTGTGTGTGCGTGGGGAACTTAGGTTTTTAAGCCATTTTTTCGTGTAGGTGCCCGATTACCTGTGTATTTTTTTGCTTCATGTGCTTTTCATTTGCTGGCTAatcactttttgtttttttactacCCATATCCTCCAACTTTTTATGCTGAGAAGCAAGTGGAACTTCTGCAGATGATGATGTTCAATCTGTTGATTGTAGACAGATGCAACTCTTAGTAACTAACCCGAACATGTATATGTACTgatcttcatatttcttttcttgggaGGTGGGAATGAAACTGTCAGAGTTTTCTTTCTGTGACTTTAATGGATGTTGTCTTCCGCCTGTACTTGGGAAAAAAGTGCTAGAAAGTTCATCTGCTAATAGTGCCATGccacttctttttttcttttgatctaCACCTGTGGTTACCGGATAAAGTTCGTATGATGGCTGTGTTTCGACGCCAGAGAAATTGCTTTCGTCTAGACATGGGTAAAATGTTTTCTCTAAGTGCTTGGTCCTCTCAACTTGAcataatagtttatttttttcctccttcGACATTTTGCGTTATGAAAGTTACAATAAGCTGAATGACTTAGTTCTGCTTGCTTCTCTGTTCGAGTCCCTAGTCATTGATCTCGGGTCTAAACACTAATAGGACCCTGAAAGGCCTCTTCCTGCGTATTCATTTCAAAATTCACCGTGATAGAACAATATCCTAGAGCATCTGATTGTACGCAATGGCGACTTATTTGTTTTCACTTAGTTGCGGTTACTTGCTCTGTTTGCTTTTGCTCTACAATTTTCTCTCATAAAATGCTGACCTCGTCTTCTGGTTTTTGGCATGTGCACGCAGGATTTGAGGCACCCAACCTGAGGTATGCGCCCCAAGCACAGTGTTGAAGTTCTAGGGGTTCCATGCTTGATATCATCACGAAATATTCACTTACATACTCTTTTGTAAATTCTATCGTTTGTCTTTATTTTCTATGATATTGGGTTTAGCCTCTGGGCTTTGCAGATTCATTCTATCTTTGATAGTCAAGTGTAGATCCTCTTGTTCTCCAATTTGTGAGGCTTTTATGATCCGATCTAGTAGCTGTCCATTTAAGTTAATCCCAACAAGAACTTGCATATTTATATAGATTCTTGGTTTAGGACACAAGGGAAACCACTTTTCTCAACAGAGTTCAAATTGCTAATATTATATGAAGTGGTTAGGAGAATTTCTATTTGGGCTTGCTTCACCAGTGAAAATGCTTACAAATATTGGTTCATTGATACTTGaatgttgttttttcttcaagttGATCTTGTCCACATTCATTACATGCTTTCCAAGTTGAccatcacaattttttttgtgggatTAAGGTGCCCACATTATGCAAACATTGATCACAATGGTACattgtaataaaatatagaaTAGCCATCTCTTGGTAGTTCTAAATTATGTTTTCCTGAGGCCATAATATTGCAATATGTTTAACCTGAAAAGGAAGCTTGCTGACAAAGTTGCTGCAAGTGGATTTTTTGTGGTGGTTCCTGACTACTTCTATGGAGATCCTTATGTTCCAGAAAAGTGTGCTATTCCTGAATGGGTGAAGATTCATGGTCCAGTAAGTGCTTGAGCTGGAAGGCAACTGTAGTTGCCAAATTTGTTTTGCAGTTGCaatttatttctgtttttcatttttatatatcTTCTATGTATCATTTTGGAAGCCTCAACTCCATTTCTTGCAGGACAAAGGATTTGAAGACACCATGCCTCTGATTGCAGATTTAAGAAGTAAGGGAATATCAGCTATTGGGGCTGCAGGTTTCTGCTGGGGTGGtgagtttagactttagaggcCAAATTGCTGTATATTATTAATAGCCTTAGCTTATGCACATCTAAAGCATGTGATGTTAATGTTTAACTTTAATGCTTTGCAGCAAAGGTGGTCGCAGAATTGACCAAGACTGATGAGATCCAAGCTGCAGTCATGCTGCATCCTTCACTTGTTACTGTAGATGATATCAAGGGTAACCGTTGCAGATATGTGGGGCATTTCTGTTTCCCTTGATGGATATTATGACCTACACTAACGTGTTTTCTATTGCAGATGTTAAAGTTCCTATTGCGATCCTGGCAGCGGAAACTGACCATATATCACCACCTGAACTGATTAAACAGTTTGAGGAGATTCTATCTTCAAAGAGTGAGGTAACAGTTTACTATCTGCATACCTTTCCTGGCCAAGACCTCCTTTATGTTTAGATCAGGAGTTTACTGAATAACTGGTCAGGCTTCAACTTCCTAATTGTAGTTGCCTGCTTATTTTATTATTCTACTCATTAATCATCTTCCCGGAGTCTAATCATATATAACTTACGAGATTGCtgtattattcttttcttcttgtttcctGATGGGTTCAATTAATAGATAACTTCTTTCCCTGGTCTCCATTAAACAGCACATGATTTTTCTGAAAATGGACATCTGAGATTTTCTTGGATGGTGGAAACAAGGGAAATGACTGTACTACCTGAATTAGTGACagccaatttaaaaaattctgtAGGCTGGAAactgaaattgaaattttattcattttcatttgtgcaaaaatgaaaatgtgtttactgaattcattttcatttatttaaactCAATGAATCTGAGACTAGTAGGTATCATATTTTGAAAAGCCTATTCCTATGCTTGAGTTGTTATCTTATATTTGCATCATTCTTATAACTTTATGCATAAAGTTCTGACACTGTTCATGTTATAAGAGCTAGGCTTGTTGCCATCTGAAATCTCCAAAGTTCAAATCATGATGCATGCAGAAGTACCCTTCAAAACCCTGACATCGCCTGCACTCTTTTCTCTTGTTATGGATACATagataaattacaaaaaaatagaaTGGGATATTTTGGACTGTTGGTTCATTTTGGGGAAGCATACCAATCCAATCTTAATGGCCAAAAGTTTATGATAATCATGCCTACTTGAGAATGGACAAATAATTAATGTTTGAATAGCTTCAGGGATGAAGTGCTAGGAAGTTGAAGCTCCTGTCACGcacttggaagttggaacaaCTTTGCAAGCATTATGCTATGTGCAGTATGCATGAACTACTGCTCATATTGGGAAATTGCCTGACCACATTCATGTAGGCAACTGTTACAGGTTTGTCTAGCATGATCTTGACAAGCTATAGATACCTAACATAGCCACTTTGGTGAGTTGCTGGAGATTCCACCAAAGTTCTGCTATGCCAATGTTAGTTTTGGTATATTGCAGAATTTGTTGCACTTGTTGGAGACAtaagattttcattttactAGTGCCTTTTCCTCTTATTTGATTGTCATGATCTGCGGCAATAGTTACTTGAAATAACTCGATAGTTCCAAGATCACCTGCTTGAGTGTTCTTATAGTTTCGTTTGGAAAAACAGAACACTGAACAGTTGATCTTCAACTGCAGGTGAATAGTTTTGTGAAGATATTCCTCGGCGTTGCACATGGCTGGACAGTGAGATACAAAACTGATGATGACGCTGCTGTGAAGAGGGCAGAAGAAGCACATAGTCACATGATTGAATGGTTCACTAAATATGTGAGCTAAGTCCGTGACACTGTTCAACGGACAAGCATGAGAGTAGGAGCTAGCTGAAGCAAAAACATGTGTGCGGCTCTTCATGCTGTTATGTTCTATGAATTTTGTGGTTTGTTTTGTTGAACTGAATTACTTGAAGGAAGTAAGCTTCTGCCTTGAACAATATTACTTTACAAGGTTATCTTCAGGTAATGGGCGGACTTTGAATGGCTTCACTTGAGAATGTTGACCCTAGGCAGCTAACTATGGCCTCCCAATGATTAGCTTGTTGATTACTGCATCTTAGGAATCTTCATCCCTACTAAAAACAACATTGTTTGCTCCCTGTTATATGCTCTGCCTCAGACTTTCCAGTAACCACCAGTTCATTCAAAGACGGTTGATTTGCCTGTGCATGGAATGAGAAAGAGGATTTATTGATGAGCAAACGTTCATTATCTGTACCAAAAGCTTTCAAGTTGTTGAAATTTGTGTTGCTTTGAGAAAATTCGTAAAATGCAAACCACTAAACCAAGTTATTTGTGTTGCTTTGATAATATTTGTAAAATGCAAACCATGGCAGCATCCACTAAACCAAGTTATGAAGCATTCATCAGT containing:
- the LOC116264134 gene encoding endo-1,3;1,4-beta-D-glucanase-like, with the translated sequence MAGAQCCENPPSLNPSCGEGSVECLVGSIKAYVTGSVSSKKAVILASDVFGFEAPNLRKLADKVAASGFFVVVPDYFYGDPYVPEKCAIPEWVKIHGPDKGFEDTMPLIADLRSKGISAIGAAGFCWGAKVVAELTKTDEIQAAVMLHPSLVTVDDIKDVKVPIAILAAETDHISPPELIKQFEEILSSKSEVNSFVKIFLGVAHGWTVRYKTDDDAAVKRAEEAHSHMIEWFTKYVS